In a single window of the Prinia subflava isolate CZ2003 ecotype Zambia chromosome 3, Cam_Psub_1.2, whole genome shotgun sequence genome:
- the ASMT gene encoding acetylserotonin O-methyltransferase: protein MYRSDEEIQKFMAGQNSVWSICGRDVLAAFDLSPFTQIYDLGGGGGALAQECVSLYPNSTVTIYDLPKVVQVAKEQFVSPEERQITFHEGDFFNDSIPEAELYILSKILHDWNDDKCKQLLAKVYKACKPGGGVLLVESLLNEDKSGPVETQLYSMNMLVQTEGEERTAAEYSKLLEAAGFGAIQVKRTGKLYDTVLGRK, encoded by the exons ATGTACAG ATCAgatgaagaaatacaaaaattcaTGGCTGGCCAGAACTCAGTATGGAGTATATGTGGCAGAGATGTTCTTGCTGCATTTGACCTTTCCCCTTTCACACAGATCTATGACTTGGGAG GAGGTGGAGGAGCTTTGGCCCAAGAGTGTGTTTCCTTGTATCCAAATTCTACCGTCACAATTTATGACCTGCCCAAAGTTGTGCAAGTGGCCAAAGAACAGTTTGTTTCCCCCGAGGAGCGTCAGATCACTTTCCATGAAG GAGACTTCTTTAATGATTCAATACCTGAAGCTGAACTGTATATTTTATCCAAGATACTGCATGATTGGAATGATGACAAATGCAAACAACTGCTGGCAAAAGTCTACAAAGCTTGCAAACCTG GAGGTGGAGTGCTGCTGGTTGAATCACTTCTGAATGAAGATAAAAGTGGACCTGTAGAAACCCAACTGTATTCCATGAATATGTTGGTCCAAACAGAAGGGGAAGAGCGAACAGCAGCAGAGTACAGCAAGCTCCTGGAGGCAGCTGGCTTTGGAGCAATTCAAGTCAAGAGGACTGGAAAACTCTATGATACTGTTTTAGGAAGGAAATAG